ACTTCAGCCCTCGCTCGCTGGGAGTTGGCGGTTCCCCAAGGCGGGCGAATCCGACAAGGATTTTCGTTTCACCTTGAAGTTGGGGGGCGGAGATTCCGTCCTGTATCGGAATTATTACGACGGGATCCGGGGGGACAGCATCCTGGGCACCTGGGCGATGCGGATGGATACCCTGGTGATCACCCTCGCCGACAGCATCTACTACCCTCCTCCCGAGCCGAGGCCATCAACGGATGCGATCGCCAAATTGGGAGACTTCTCCAGAACTCGCACCATGAAATTCATCCAGGTCGGCTCCACGCTAATCGACCCGATCTATCACATCACGCTCAACAAGGAATGATCGGCCCTTGTGCGGAACGGTCGCGACCGTTCCGCACAAGGAGGCGCTCGCTACCTAGGCGCGCAAGGGTTCACGCAGGTGCCCACCGTGACCTGCACCTTGCCGTCGGTGCGCAGCCACGCCTGCAGCCGGCCCTGGTCCAGCGAGATGCCCACCGGTTGGAGCGAATGCAAGCCCACCTGGACCGTTCCTAGATCTCCGATGGGGAAACGCAGATCGGAAACCTTCGGGAGGATCTGGGCCATGTCCACCGTCGCCGCTTTGGCGATGGCTTCCTGGATGGTGCCGTGGGCCAGGTAACCCGCCGATTTCACCAGGAAGGACTTGGTGTCCAAGTCGAAATCCACATCGGCCAACCGTACGCTCTGGGTGACGGTGTCAAATTCTGGCCGCCCCTTGAGGAAGATGGTCCCCTCGAAGGGTTTGTCCAGCGTCACGCCCAACACCGCCTTGTCGCCACCTCCGTAGAGGGTCGCCTTGGAGATATGGATGTCCCGTCCGCTGGCCTGGAAGGTCTTGGCGGAAAGGTTCGCGGTCAACAGGCTGTCCACCATGGACAACGGCATGAAAGCTTGGGCTTCCAGATGGAACAGGCCGTCCCCCGGACGCTCCACGCGAATGGGCGGCAAACGACGCAACGTGTCGGTTGCTTTCACCGAGTCGGTCAGGGCGGGTTTGGCCCGCAAGGTGATCGAGGTGCTGATGCGCTTGCCCGTGCCGGAGATCGGACCGAGGGAAAGGGTTTCTGGCCGCACCACCAGCCACACTCCCGGAAGGACCGAGCGCGGCTTTTCCATTTCCCGCCAGGCCATTTCGGCCATCGGGCGGATGCGGATCTGATCCGGGATCTGATCGATCGCCTGGTTGATCGCGGTTTGGATCTGGTTTCGGACCATCGGGAGATCCATGATGTCTTCCAGCCGCACCTTGAAGGCGGTGAGGTTGCAGGGACGGATCCAGCGAACTTCCAAGGGAGAAGCCGCAAACAGGATCTTGGCGTCGTTGCCCCAGGCGAAACGCCCCTTGACGGTCACCTCCAGGGTGGGAGGCGGCTCACCGATCTTCTCTCCACAAGACCCCACACCAAGATCCAGGTGCGTGGCGACCACGGACCCACCCACAGCGAAATTGATCCGGGTGGTGGCCTGGAACTGGCTTCCATCCATGCGCAGATCGATGCTTTCCACTTCCGCGCGATGTCGGAATTCGACGCCCAATTCCGGCGCGAAGGGCAAACTCGACACCTGGACCTTTTTCTGGACCACCTGCTGCGAGAGCGGCTTGGGGAGGCTCTTCATGATGCGGTCGCGCACGAAATCCAAATCGATCTCCACGGGAATCCGCAACGTGGAGGTGGGAGGCTCGCTGATCGGCGCGATCAGCGGCACCGGCGGCGGAGGAGGAGGCCCTTCCTGACCGGGCTTGGAGCCCGCGCAGCCGGTGAAGGCCACCGAAAAGAGTGCAAGAAAGGCAGCTAGCGCCTTGCAGGAAGCGGAGAGGTTTTGGATCGTTGGCAGACGGGTACTCATGGCGGGACAAAGCTAACCACCCGGGAAGGGATCCATGCGACTGGGTAAAGTCCTGTTCCTCGGATCCATCGCGGTCCTGGTGGTGATGATCGTCCGCTCGGCTTGGAAACGTCCGGAGATCAAGAACTTCTTCGATCCCCAGCTGGTGCTGGATCCGTTGGATCTTCCTGCCAATCCCACCGCGGGCGAGGAGTGGGATTCGGCGATCGCACCCGCCCAGGCCGGAAATCCGGGATTGTCCGTCAGGCGCCTCGGTGCAGGAGCCCTCGCCCACCCCATGGATGCCGCTTGGCCTCAGGCCCAAGCGGTCTGCTGGGCCCGCTTGGGGCGGTTCGACAGTGCCCTGGCGGCGTTGGAACGGTGCCTGGCGATCGCACCCCTTTCTCCACAGGCGAGCATGTTGCGCCGCAACAGCCGTCTCCAACATGGCCTTGAACTTTCCACCACCGGCGAACCCTGGAAAGGCCGCCAGCTGGGTGAGGCCGTCCTGCAGGAATTTCCGGACGATTCCGACGCCCAGTTCCTGGTGGGTTACTCCCGGGCCATGGAAGGCGCCATTCCACTGGCCGAAGAAATCCTCGGCGAATACACCCAGCGCCATCCAGGATCGGTCCAGGCACGCGCCGTCCTCGCGCAGTGCGCGCTCAGACGCGGCGACGCGGCCAGGGCACGCATCCAGGTGGATTTGCTGGAAGGCTTGGATCCAGGATCCGTGCAGACCACCGCGCTTCTGGGACAATTATTGTCTCTGGAAAACCGCAAGCCAGGGGCAT
This DNA window, taken from Fibrobacterota bacterium, encodes the following:
- a CDS encoding DUF4403 family protein — encoded protein: MSTRLPTIQNLSASCKALAAFLALFSVAFTGCAGSKPGQEGPPPPPPVPLIAPISEPPTSTLRIPVEIDLDFVRDRIMKSLPKPLSQQVVQKKVQVSSLPFAPELGVEFRHRAEVESIDLRMDGSQFQATTRINFAVGGSVVATHLDLGVGSCGEKIGEPPPTLEVTVKGRFAWGNDAKILFAASPLEVRWIRPCNLTAFKVRLEDIMDLPMVRNQIQTAINQAIDQIPDQIRIRPMAEMAWREMEKPRSVLPGVWLVVRPETLSLGPISGTGKRISTSITLRAKPALTDSVKATDTLRRLPPIRVERPGDGLFHLEAQAFMPLSMVDSLLTANLSAKTFQASGRDIHISKATLYGGGDKAVLGVTLDKPFEGTIFLKGRPEFDTVTQSVRLADVDFDLDTKSFLVKSAGYLAHGTIQEAIAKAATVDMAQILPKVSDLRFPIGDLGTVQVGLHSLQPVGISLDQGRLQAWLRTDGKVQVTVGTCVNPCAPR
- a CDS encoding tetratricopeptide repeat protein, which codes for MRLGKVLFLGSIAVLVVMIVRSAWKRPEIKNFFDPQLVLDPLDLPANPTAGEEWDSAIAPAQAGNPGLSVRRLGAGALAHPMDAAWPQAQAVCWARLGRFDSALAALERCLAIAPLSPQASMLRRNSRLQHGLELSTTGEPWKGRQLGEAVLQEFPDDSDAQFLVGYSRAMEGAIPLAEEILGEYTQRHPGSVQARAVLAQCALRRGDAARARIQVDLLEGLDPGSVQTTALLGQLLSLENRKPGASNRNLRVLCIETCPPSLESEVLDEGERAWNLLRMSTGSSPSLPVSILIGAHSAAPHWAAATFDGQVHLPLEAAQNPDTRTTILRHELTHAFLISASGGRVPLWVNEGLAQYFQGQRINTLPGSATSGWLDSLPYRRSFMDLDEDQAELAYKYSLAVAQELMELHNSTALEAYLQRLREGQEEPEAFRKSFGDDYAQLSERIRRRL